The nucleotide window GTGAGGTTGTTGTGACTCAGATCGAGGAAACGCAGCTTGCGGCAGAAGAAGAGCTGGCTGGGGATCTTCTCAATCTTGTTGCGGTTCAAGTAGAGCCTCTCCAGGTTGGTGAGCGTGCCGATCTGGATGGGAATGTAGGCGATCTGGTTGTACCAGAGCTTGAGGCAGACGAGGCGGTGCAGGTGCTGAAAGCTGATGATCTCTTCGATGGTCTTGAGGTTGTTGTCCTTGAGGTCAATCTCCTGCAGGTTGTGCAGGCTGAAGATGGAGTGCGGGATGCGCTCTAGGTCGCAGCGGATCAGCTCCAGCTCTGTCAGGTTCACCATCTTCTTCAGGCTGTTGAGCACCATCAGCTTGGTGCCCTCGTTATTGATGGACAGCTTCTGCAGGTGTACGCCCACGTCAGTCACCACCTGTGGCAGCTTGGTCAGGTTGCTCTTGAGCCGCAGCACCTTGAGCCTCTTCAGCTCCCGCAGGCCATCAATGACAATGTAGCGGTTGTTCTCGGCGCTCAGGTTGCCCGTCAAGTGCAGCTCGCTCAGGTTCTTCAAGCTGTAGATCCATAGGGGGATCTCCTTGATGTCGGTGAACTTGATGTGCAGGGACTTGAGGTTCTCACGCAGGAAGGCCAAGGCCGGGGCCTCGATTTTGGCTGGTGTGTGGTAGAGCCACATCTCCTTCAGGTTGGAGAGCTGGGCAATGATGGGAGGGATGGTGACATCGGGGATGAGCTCCAGCTTCAGTACCTCCAACTCCAGCAGGTCGAACACAGTGTCCGGGATGCCACTCAGCATGAAGAGGTGCAGTTCCAGCTTCTCCTGTGAGTTCTTGGTAATCCTCTGCCTCAGCTTGTCCAGCGTCCACTCATTGTTCAGGTTGAGTTGCCGCAGCTTGTTCTCGCTCACCTCGGAGAGGAAGACAGCGAAGCGTTTGGAATAGAGTGGGTCATACTGGTCAATCATGTGCAGCATAAAGGCAAAGTCGTTCTTCACGTCGGGGATGTCGCTGTAGCTGCTCTCCTCCCGGATCGACTCAAACGAGTACTTCTTCAGGGAGCGGCTCAGCATCCAGCAGAGAGTGTACATGCAGATGAGGCCATAGACCACCACCAGGCTGATGTAGAAACATGCTAGGATCTTAAAGAGGGTGGCTAGGGGATGGGCACAACGGTACATGCGGTAACCCGTGAGGTTTTCGATGTCCACACTGCAGTCCACGCTGAACTGAATGTTGCGAACATAGTATCCTGTATAGCATATGATCAGGATGAAGTTGATGACTTTGATAATGGTCTGCCGGATGTAGAGCCGGTAGACGATGTCCCCCTCTTCCACGTGTATGCGGAATTTCTTCACCTTCTCAAACAGGGCCTTGGCCTGCTCCCCTTCCTTCTTGTCCAGGACCCCGGTCTCTGAGCGGTCCACAATGCCTTGCTCGATGCGGGACTTGGTCCTCTGGAGCATGGGTATGCTAGCCTCTACATCTTCACTGACAGAGGATGCCTTCTTGTCCATGGACCCGTTCATCTTACCTGGTGGCTTCGGGTCACTCTCCTCCACCACCGTCTCTGACAGAGCCCTTGTCGTCCAGGGGGAGTCAAAGCACTTAAGTAGAATGGATACAAAATGTTCTAGTTTTGAACTGGTGCGGGGAAATTTGAACCAGAAGTTACTACAGGCCAGAAAGATAAGCGTGTGAAGCAGCACCAGGTAAGGAAAGTACTTAGCAAACCAGTGCAGCTTGTTCTCGTAGCAGACAGCATCCACATAATTGTATTGGTGCCGGTCCAGGTCGTACTGGATCCCCCTGGGCTCCAGGAGTAGCGGAGTTGAGGAGAGGGTGGTGTTGAAGTATTTCCTGGACGAGTAGGTGTCGCAGGTCTTGTTGACCACCCACTTGCAGGGCAAGCAGATCATCTTGTCCTGCGTCACCTGCAGCGTTCCCCCGAACACCGCGATCATCAGCATGATGATGGAGATGTAGTCTGTGAACACGTCCCACCATGGCTTTAGGATGCGGTACGCCGGCTGAGTGTCTGCAAAGTAGCGCAGCTCAGTGATGGGAATCATGGCttatctgcagagagagaagcactgTGTCAGGACACAGGAAGCACACCTTGTACATCCCTGTTTATTAGCATGTCACTGGCACAATTGCCAAACATTAATATGCTGCTACCATTCCATCTGGCCCCTGCATTCCAACCACTTTCTACTCTTCAATCTTCAGCATTTCCTTTAAAACACTAAATGGCAGGAAGCACAGAATTCCTATACCATACAAACATTGCATCAATATTTTACCTCCAAGATAAACAATCCAACagcataaaattcaaaatgtttaaaatattaagcTTAGACGGTAACTTTCTGTGTGTTATAGAGAAGCTAAGTAAAACCATAAttgataaaaaaggaaatgataaaCTGACATACACATGAATTACACAATGCATAaaccagcaacaacaaaactatGTGATATACCCagaataaacaattaaaaagacaaagattATTATTCAAGTTCAAAATGAGCTCTAAAATGGTATAACAAGACACTGACATTGTCAAGAAAAAACACTTATGATCGAACTAATATATTGTAGTTCGCTTTGTGGTGCAGCATACAGGTGTGTCTGGATGATTCAGTTAGAACTGGAGCTGATAAAATTCACATTATTTAGTGCAGTCTGGCACAAATGTAGAAACTATCTTCTGAGAATGACACCCACCATGGCTGAAACCTCGGGAAGACTCAGGCTCACTGGAGAGGCCCACACCCTGAGGGGCACCAGCTTATCTAGGATCTGTACACTTCAGATTAGCTGAATATTGTTTTGTGGAGATCTGTCGTAAAACTGTTTCATCAGCTGTGACTGAGCCGCATAGCAGAAATGAGAGAAGCTGTGCTGACTAGCGCAGAGCCGTCTTACACAGAGGAGCAGTAAGACAAACCCCCTGTGCTGGTAAGTGTTGAAATTAGTATGGGATCTCAATGGCATCCTGCATTAAGAGATGGGAGGgagaacaaagggaaaaagcaCCCTCAGGCCCCCATGCAGTAACTATTTGCAATACAGGCTTGTGTGGTACTATTTCAGTGCCTCATATTTCAGCCCCACGTGTAGATGACATGTAGGTTCCTGTCCGGATTCCTGATAAAAGGAAGAAgatgcagtaaaataaaaaataatactgatgacaaaagataaaaaatgacGCTGTCTGAGGAGAGCAGAGGCCAAGGACTAAGTGGGCCTCCTCATTCAGTCAGCTCAATCTCCTATCAACACTAATCCCAGAACATACAATGTCAGatgatgtcacacacagaccacTACACAAGACAGCAGCTAAACCACAACAGGACAGCTGTGGATAAATACAGAGCACACTTTAGGCCAGGAGGTGATTAACCATAGAGCAAAGGCCAAAGGGAAGGGTTTTCAGTCGGGATTTTAATAGGAACAAATCATCTTGTCATTTAGGAGCCCTACAACCAAAAGCCCAGGCATTTTTTAACCACTGTTTTAACTTTATGAATTTTGGGAATGAAACAGGGTGCCAAACAGATCATAAGGATCTAACAGGATTACATGGAATAATGAGCTCATTAAgggaaaaaagagtaaaaaaaaaaaaaaaaaaccatagcaCAGCAGAGCTCAGAATTGATCACGAGACAGCAACAGAAGGTGACATAACCCCCTGCAGTAAGGACATGAGTATGATTGGTCCCCTAGGCTGAGGGCCTGACTGTTTATATCAGTGAGCTAATCATGTCACTTGTCAGGAGCTGAGCTGTATAGATGTGAGAGCTGAGGGCAGTGGTTCAGTTTGCTGCTTCGACTACACAGGTTATGTCATGGTATGTTAGCAACATCTGTAATTGCACTTCTTATCAAACAGGTACACTCCATATAGTGGTGTTCAGGGGCAGGCCTCTTTAAAATATAGCCTTGCCTCTTGTTATAAGTCCATTTAGAATTGATGGTAGGAACACTGTGTAAATGCAAGTTAAATAAAGGTCTTGACAAAAGCCTCCACTCCAGAACATAATATGCCTAAACATGTTTTATGATACCCATCAATCAAATCACATGCTTTTTGCAACTCAACACTGATTCCTTCAAGATTTGTCAATGTTTTTAAACTTAATTTGAAATTGAATCCttcacatttttatcatttggcacaaaaactgttttgaaaaagacagctggctggctggctggtttGTTGGTTGGTTCATTAGTCTGCTGACTTGAGGTTTGCTGGTAGGTTGGCTTGCTGGCTGTCTAGCTAGCTGGTTTGtttgttggttggttggttggttggctGGCTGGCTCACTAGCTGGTTTGTTTGTTGGTTGTTGACTGGCTCTCTAGCTAGTTTGCTGGTTGATTGcttggctggctggctggctagctggtttgttggttggttggttgacTGGATGGCTGGCTCGCTGGTCTGCTGGTTGGTTGGCTcactagctgttgtgttttttggttggttggtttGTTGGCTTGCTGGTTTGTTGGTTGgttggctggctggctagctgatttgttggttggttggttggttagTTGGCTGGTTGGCCAGGCATAGTCGCTCACAGCTCTTGAGCGGCTGGCATGCAGTAGTGACATCCCAGGCATGTTGTGTTTATTAGGACAGAATGAACAGCTGGAAGCAATGAAATAAGGACCTACACACTGCATTACAAACTAAAAATAGAGCATTCTGATCTTTCTAAATAAAGCTTTCCCgaaaaacattcagaacattcAGTTACCCCTTGATATAAAACCCTTAaagttaaatataaataaattatattataaaaattaaattataaataaatattcttacTATTATAGACATGTTGACATACTATGGGTATGCATATCTGATAAAGCTAATATCTGATAAAAGACCAAGGTCACACAAACAACTAAGAACATAAACTCAGAGTAAACATTATATATAGACAAAACCTCACCAAATTCATCAAATGTGTCATGAAATGACTATTTACTCAAGGTGCATAAAATGGTGGAAAGCTACTTTGCATCGTGGCTTCAAAATGCAAGTGTTTGCAGCTCTTCTGCAAGCTTCAGACCACTGAATCCCTTAGAAAGCAGATTTCTCAATTTACCGCACAAGCTGACATCTTAGTTTTGCTTTCCCCTTTCGCTTCCTGGAGTTTTTGTGAGGGGCTTATGCAACAGTTTCTCTGTTCTGAGCGCCTGTGgcaaacaaaagaacaggagAATTGCCTGAGTGTTGTCCCGCTGAGTACCAAGCCTGCTCTAAAGGTCTCTGCCGTTGTGTTAAGCTGTCCAGCCAGGACCCTGTGTCCAAATAACAGTGCCTCTCTGAAAAAGATCATGTGCAGAAATATAAACAGTCAGCACATTGAGAAATGTCTGCCTGCATTTTAACAAAGCATAAAAGCACCTTAAAAATTTTGGACTTTTGGTTGCTGGTTACCCAAGGCAATGAGGATATAGGGGTACCTTGGAGATTTAAGTTTACATGGTTCTAAACCATTAAACTAACAATAAACCCTTTAGAAACTTTCTCATAAAGTTTATTGATTCATTCTAAGGTTATTTCAAGTCCCTGTGAGAAATAAGAGGTGTTGCTTGCAAAAAATGTTGTACCCAGAGAAGCCAAaaaaccaagcactttccctccCAAATGTACATGTGCAATACTGTATGATTGCATTAAAACAAGACAATGACTGGCACAGCTCCACCTTAAACATCTAGCACATTTTTAGATCGCATGTGGATCTGACCACCCAACTCCATTCCTTCTGAAGTCTTTGTTGTCTTTGATCTGTGGCACTACACATGAGAAGACACGACACCTCCCTTGGAAAAATGCATTCCTTAGGGAATTTGTCTTCCCTCATACACTGAACAGTTCTGAACTGAACAACCATTCTCGCCCTCTAACGTACACTGACCACATCAGTTTCCCAGTTTACTATAGCCTCTATAAATTTCCACACTCTTTTCAGGGTCCCCACTCAAAGCAGGTACATTTTCCACGACTGTCAAGTGGCACTTGAAAGTAAATTACACTTCATCAAAATTGCACATCAAAAGTAATCCTTAAAAAATCCTTCCAACACCAACTTCCTGTGAGGAGCTTCTGTGGAGATGGATTTGCAGGGGGAAACACCTTTTCAGACAAATTACTTAATTGAAaatattctgtatattctgtgtgtggatgcacAGCTGTGGATGCTCAGAGAATACATATCTTCAAAGTTGTTTGATAATGGACATACTGACT belongs to Megalops cyprinoides isolate fMegCyp1 chromosome 5, fMegCyp1.pri, whole genome shotgun sequence and includes:
- the lrrc8aa gene encoding leucine rich repeat containing 8 VRAC subunit Aa, whose translation is MIPITELRYFADTQPAYRILKPWWDVFTDYISIIMLMIAVFGGTLQVTQDKMICLPCKWVVNKTCDTYSSRKYFNTTLSSTPLLLEPRGIQYDLDRHQYNYVDAVCYENKLHWFAKYFPYLVLLHTLIFLACSNFWFKFPRTSSKLEHFVSILLKCFDSPWTTRALSETVVEESDPKPPGKMNGSMDKKASSVSEDVEASIPMLQRTKSRIEQGIVDRSETGVLDKKEGEQAKALFEKVKKFRIHVEEGDIVYRLYIRQTIIKVINFILIICYTGYYVRNIQFSVDCSVDIENLTGYRMYRCAHPLATLFKILACFYISLVVVYGLICMYTLCWMLSRSLKKYSFESIREESSYSDIPDVKNDFAFMLHMIDQYDPLYSKRFAVFLSEVSENKLRQLNLNNEWTLDKLRQRITKNSQEKLELHLFMLSGIPDTVFDLLELEVLKLELIPDVTIPPIIAQLSNLKEMWLYHTPAKIEAPALAFLRENLKSLHIKFTDIKEIPLWIYSLKNLSELHLTGNLSAENNRYIVIDGLRELKRLKVLRLKSNLTKLPQVVTDVGVHLQKLSINNEGTKLMVLNSLKKMVNLTELELIRCDLERIPHSIFSLHNLQEIDLKDNNLKTIEEIISFQHLHRLVCLKLWYNQIAYIPIQIGTLTNLERLYLNRNKIEKIPSQLFFCRKLRFLDLSHNNLTYIPADVGFLQNLQYFAVTANRIETLPPELFQCKKLRTLNLGNNCLQSLPSRFSELTCLTQLELRGNRLECLPVELGECRLLKRSGIIVEEDLFNTLPSEVKEQLWRADKEQA